A genomic segment from Bradyrhizobium sp. CB1015 encodes:
- the plsY gene encoding glycerol-3-phosphate 1-O-acyltransferase PlsY, whose protein sequence is MGLEPFLPVAFVIGYLLGSIPFGLILTRLAGTQDIRSIGSGSIGATNVLRTGRKSLAAGTLLFDALKGTAAVVIAGYIAGPNAAMVAGLGAFLGHLFPVWLKFKGGKGVAVYIGILLGLFWPGAVVFCLLWLATAFTTRYSSLSALVAAFITPMFLWWFGHLALSTLAAVLTLLLFYAHRENIKRLQAGKESRIGEKA, encoded by the coding sequence TCTGCCGGTAGCCTTCGTCATCGGCTATCTCCTCGGCTCGATTCCGTTCGGGCTGATCCTGACCAGGCTCGCGGGCACCCAGGATATCCGCTCGATCGGCTCCGGCAGCATCGGCGCCACCAATGTGCTGCGCACCGGACGCAAGAGCCTCGCGGCGGGCACCCTGCTGTTCGACGCGCTCAAGGGCACCGCCGCCGTGGTGATCGCCGGCTACATCGCAGGCCCCAATGCCGCGATGGTGGCCGGGCTCGGTGCGTTCCTCGGCCACCTCTTCCCGGTCTGGCTGAAATTCAAAGGCGGCAAGGGCGTGGCGGTCTATATCGGTATCCTGCTCGGGCTGTTCTGGCCGGGCGCTGTCGTGTTCTGCCTGCTCTGGCTGGCGACCGCCTTCACCACCCGCTATTCCTCGCTGTCGGCGCTGGTGGCGGCGTTCATCACGCCGATGTTCCTGTGGTGGTTCGGTCATCTCGCATTGTCGACGCTGGCAGCAGTGCTGACGCTGCTGTTGTTCTACGCGCATCGCGAGAACATCAAGCGCTTGCAAGCGGGCAAGGAAAGCCGGATCGGCGAGAAGGCCTAG
- a CDS encoding patatin-like phospholipase family protein, which yields MSEKIVGANDGIGSLGASGTAASRLLSATNIWSDAAVPAPVSRQAPQPEPAVKSDIPLDIVITKAAPVAPAQAHSGQWSPRRLSLALQGGGTFAAFTWGVLERLLEETDIEIDTISGASAGAINALLFACGLAEGGREGARSRLSRFWVRLMHEASFRSLMLIGGFSPAGSSVAFGPTLRSGQFDPFDLDPLRQAVSRDINFSALRDTRCPKLLIAATRIRDGQQQIFGNEAITADVALASTCPPLVHCAVEIDGEAYWDGGFGGNPPLLRLVQETAATDLLLVQVTPTRDSYVPITLAAIDRRLDQIAANAALNAEIAAIEWAQAHVAPSLRLSRIAAEDTVDGLAQRSSTDLGRGFIRLLHRSGREAAERWLGQGATATDAHRALPAIEPALA from the coding sequence ATGAGCGAGAAGATTGTCGGCGCGAATGACGGGATCGGTTCGCTCGGTGCTTCCGGCACTGCAGCAAGCCGGCTGCTCTCGGCGACCAATATCTGGTCCGACGCGGCCGTGCCTGCCCCTGTTTCACGGCAAGCACCGCAGCCCGAGCCCGCCGTTAAATCTGACATTCCGCTCGACATCGTCATCACCAAGGCTGCACCGGTCGCACCCGCGCAGGCGCATTCCGGCCAATGGTCGCCGCGCAGACTTTCGCTGGCGCTGCAGGGCGGTGGCACCTTTGCCGCTTTCACCTGGGGCGTGCTCGAGCGGCTGCTCGAAGAGACTGATATCGAGATCGACACCATCAGCGGCGCCAGCGCCGGCGCCATCAATGCACTGCTGTTCGCTTGCGGCCTGGCCGAAGGCGGCCGCGAAGGCGCCCGGTCGCGACTGAGCCGGTTCTGGGTGCGGCTGATGCACGAGGCCTCGTTCCGCTCGCTGATGCTGATCGGCGGCTTCTCGCCGGCGGGGAGCTCGGTCGCGTTCGGCCCGACGCTGCGCTCCGGCCAGTTCGATCCGTTCGATCTCGATCCGCTGCGGCAGGCGGTCTCCCGCGACATCAACTTTTCCGCCCTGCGCGATACGCGCTGCCCGAAGCTGCTGATCGCGGCGACGCGGATCCGCGATGGGCAGCAGCAGATTTTTGGCAACGAGGCCATCACTGCCGACGTCGCGCTGGCCTCGACCTGCCCACCCCTCGTTCACTGCGCCGTCGAGATCGACGGCGAAGCCTATTGGGACGGCGGCTTTGGCGGCAATCCGCCGCTGCTGCGTCTGGTGCAGGAGACGGCGGCAACGGATCTGCTGCTGGTCCAGGTCACGCCGACGCGCGACAGCTACGTGCCGATCACGCTCGCCGCGATCGACCGCCGGCTCGACCAGATCGCGGCCAACGCCGCGCTCAATGCCGAGATCGCCGCGATCGAATGGGCGCAGGCCCATGTCGCGCCGTCGCTGCGGCTCTCCAGGATCGCGGCTGAAGACACCGTTGACGGCCTGGCGCAACGCTCATCGACCGATCTCGGCCGCGGCTTCATCCGTCTGCTGCATCGGAGCGGCCGCGAAGCCGCCGAGCGCTGGCTCGGGCAAGGTGCGACGGCAACTGATGCCCATCGCGCCTTGCCAGCCATCGAGCCCGCGCTAGCCTGA
- a CDS encoding amidase, translated as MISLADLQRRIEAGKLSPDAAIAQSHAAIEAKEKDVRAFVRHDKSARAQASGPLRGIAVGIKDIIDTADMPTEMGSEIYRGWQPRADAPVVMMLKRAGATIIGKTTTTAFASSDPTPTLNPHNPGHTPGGSSSGSAAAVGAGMIPLALGTQTGGSVIRPAAYCGAAAIKPSFRMLPTIGVKCYSWALDTVGLFGSRAEDLARGLLAITGRTEFDGIGPAKAPRIGVVRQEFAEAVEPAAEEGLQAAIKAAEKAGARVQTIDLPEAVQEAWRIHPIIQNFEAHRALAWEFSERHDEIAPLLRASLDETVGLTAKEYDDARRIARRGRRELGELFERFDVLLTYSAPGTAPAKELASTGSPRYNRLWTLMGNPCVNVPVLKVGGLPIGVQVIARFGNDAVALTSAWFLEDALAKSG; from the coding sequence ATGATCTCACTTGCCGACCTCCAGCGCCGCATCGAAGCGGGCAAGCTTTCGCCCGATGCCGCCATCGCCCAGTCGCATGCGGCGATCGAGGCCAAGGAGAAGGACGTCCGCGCCTTCGTCCGGCATGACAAATCCGCGAGGGCGCAAGCCTCGGGCCCGCTGCGCGGCATTGCCGTCGGCATCAAGGACATCATCGACACCGCTGATATGCCGACCGAGATGGGCTCGGAGATCTATCGCGGCTGGCAGCCGCGCGCGGACGCGCCCGTGGTGATGATGCTGAAGCGGGCCGGGGCCACCATCATCGGCAAGACCACCACGACTGCATTCGCCTCGAGCGATCCGACCCCGACGCTCAATCCGCACAATCCCGGTCACACGCCGGGCGGCTCGTCCTCGGGTTCGGCGGCGGCCGTCGGCGCCGGCATGATCCCGCTGGCTCTGGGTACCCAGACCGGCGGCTCGGTGATCCGGCCGGCGGCCTATTGCGGCGCTGCCGCGATAAAACCGTCGTTCCGGATGCTGCCGACCATCGGCGTGAAGTGTTATTCGTGGGCACTCGACACGGTCGGCCTGTTCGGCAGCCGCGCGGAAGATCTCGCGCGCGGATTGCTGGCGATCACCGGCCGCACTGAATTCGACGGCATCGGTCCAGCCAAGGCGCCGCGCATCGGCGTGGTCAGGCAGGAGTTTGCCGAAGCCGTGGAGCCGGCGGCAGAGGAGGGCTTGCAGGCTGCGATCAAGGCGGCCGAGAAGGCCGGCGCCCGCGTGCAGACCATCGATCTGCCCGAGGCGGTGCAGGAGGCCTGGCGCATCCATCCCATCATCCAGAACTTCGAGGCGCATCGCGCGCTGGCCTGGGAGTTTTCCGAGCGTCACGACGAGATCGCGCCGCTGCTGCGCGCCAGCCTCGATGAGACGGTCGGACTGACAGCGAAGGAATACGACGATGCGCGCCGCATCGCCCGCCGTGGCCGCCGCGAGCTCGGCGAGCTGTTCGAACGGTTCGACGTGCTGCTGACCTATTCGGCGCCGGGCACAGCGCCGGCCAAGGAGCTCGCCTCGACCGGCTCGCCACGTTACAACCGGCTGTGGACGCTGATGGGTAATCCTTGCGTCAATGTGCCGGTGCTCAAGGTTGGCGGCCTGCCGATCGGCGTGCAGGTGATCGCGCGGTTCGGCAATGATGCTGTCGCGTTGACGTCTGCCTGGTTCCTGGAGGACGCGCTGGCGAAATCAGGCTAG
- a CDS encoding helix-turn-helix domain-containing protein, with the protein MGTSLKPANTELPAPPRPNPTPDPRPMPDPSHADCRGVASVLSRVGDKWSVFVIMMLSDGPKRFNELKRMINGISQRMLTLTLRGLERDGLVTRTIFPTIPPRVDYELTDLGRGLEQPVKALGEWAIAHLEQIEAARTKFDQRNEG; encoded by the coding sequence ATGGGCACATCACTGAAACCTGCGAACACCGAATTGCCTGCTCCGCCGCGGCCAAATCCGACGCCGGATCCAAGGCCCATGCCGGATCCCAGCCATGCGGACTGCCGTGGGGTCGCCTCCGTGCTGTCCCGCGTCGGCGACAAATGGAGCGTGTTCGTCATCATGATGCTGAGCGACGGACCGAAGCGCTTCAACGAGCTCAAGCGCATGATCAACGGCATCTCGCAGCGGATGTTGACCCTGACGCTGCGCGGCCTTGAGCGCGACGGCCTTGTCACGCGCACGATCTTTCCGACCATCCCGCCGCGGGTGGACTATGAGCTGACCGATCTCGGCCGCGGTCTCGAGCAGCCGGTGAAGGCGCTTGGCGAGTGGGCCATCGCGCATCTGGAGCAGATCGAGGCTGCGCGCACGAAGTTCGACCAGCGTAACGAGGGCTGA
- a CDS encoding FMN-dependent NADH-azoreductase, whose product MKLLHIDSSVLGPHSVSRQVSAAIVDRLRQAAPSLEVVYRDLTETPLDHLSGSHLAAAQGAAAPAELGPDLAASAAALEEFLAADIVVIGAPMYNFTIPSQLKAWIDRILVPGKTFKYGAAGPEGLAGGKRVIVAISRGGYYGAETPYAAGEHLETYLRWVFGFIGITNIEFIPADGIQVGPEHREKAIAGALEAATSLRAA is encoded by the coding sequence ATGAAACTCCTCCATATCGACTCCAGCGTGCTCGGCCCCCACTCCGTCAGCCGGCAGGTTTCCGCCGCCATCGTCGACCGGCTGCGGCAGGCGGCGCCCTCGCTCGAGGTCGTCTACCGCGACCTGACCGAGACGCCGCTTGATCACCTCTCCGGCTCGCACCTCGCCGCCGCGCAAGGCGCCGCCGCGCCGGCGGAGCTCGGACCGGACCTTGCCGCAAGCGCCGCGGCGCTGGAGGAGTTTCTCGCCGCCGACATCGTGGTGATCGGTGCGCCCATGTACAACTTCACCATTCCGAGCCAGCTCAAGGCCTGGATCGACCGCATCCTGGTGCCGGGGAAGACTTTTAAGTATGGCGCGGCCGGGCCGGAGGGGCTCGCCGGCGGCAAGCGCGTGATCGTGGCGATCTCACGCGGCGGCTATTATGGCGCCGAGACGCCCTACGCAGCCGGCGAGCATCTCGAAACCTATCTGCGCTGGGTGTTCGGCTTCATCGGGATCACCAACATCGAATTCATCCCGGCCGACGGCATCCAGGTCGGGCCGGAGCACCGCGAGAAGGCGATCGCCGGCGCGCTTGAAGCCGCAACCAGCCTGCGCGCGGCCTGA
- a CDS encoding IS630 family transposase (programmed frameshift) translates to MVRPISNDLRKRAVSAVAKGESCRSVAARFGVAVSSVVKWSQRYRTTGSVAPGKMGGHRKPVLDPHRAFIVERITQTPHLTLHGLKAELAARGVKVSHNAVWLFLRREGLRFKKTLFALEQARADVSRRRQRWRSWQTGLDPGRLVFIDETWIKTNMAPLRGWGPKGARLRGFAPHGHWRTLTFLGALRHDQLTAPCVFDGPINGQCFRAYVKHLLLPTLREGDIVILDNLGSHKSRAVRQMIKAAGARLWYLPPYSPDLNPIEQAFSKIKHWMRQAQKRTIEDTWRHIGHLVQDIQPRECANYFANAGYASIKM, encoded by the exons ATGGTCCGACCAATTTCCAACGATTTACGTAAGCGTGCGGTATCCGCGGTTGCCAAGGGTGAGAGCTGCCGTTCTGTGGCGGCACGGTTTGGTGTTGCGGTCTCGTCGGTTGTGAAGTGGTCGCAGCGTTATCGAACGACCGGCTCGGTAGCGCCTGGCAAGATGGGTGGTCACCGCAAGCCTGTGCTTGATCCGCACCGCGCCTTCATCGTCGAGCGGATCACTCAGACGCCGCACCTGACGCTGCATGGTCTGAAGGCGGAGCTGGCTGCCCGTGGGGTTAAGGTCTCACACAATGCAGTCTGGCTGTTCCTGCGTCGGGAAGGGCTGCGGTTC AAAAAAACACTGTTCGCGCTCGAACAGGCTCGCGCCGACGTCTCTCGTAGGCGCCAGCGTTGGCGGTCCTGGCAGACCGGACTTGATCCGGGCCGGCTCGTCTTCATCGATGAGACCTGGATCAAGACCAACATGGCCCCCTTGCGGGGCTGGGGCCCCAAAGGGGCACGCCTGCGCGGCTTCGCCCCGCACGGGCACTGGCGTACCCTCACATTCCTCGGCGCACTCCGCCACGACCAGCTCACCGCCCCCTGCGTCTTCGATGGGCCGATCAACGGCCAATGCTTCCGCGCTTACGTGAAGCACCTCCTCCTTCCGACCCTGCGCGAGGGCGATATCGTCATTCTCGACAATCTCGGAAGCCACAAGTCGAGAGCCGTCAGGCAGATGATCAAGGCGGCTGGCGCCAGGCTCTGGTACCTGCCGCCATACTCGCCCGACCTCAATCCGATCGAACAGGCCTTCTCCAAGATCAAACATTGGATGCGGCAAGCTCAAAAGCGCACCATCGAGGACACTTGGCGCCACATCGGTCACCTCGTCCAGGACATCCAGCCTCGTGAATGTGCCAACTACTTCGCTAACGCCGGTTACGCTTCAATCAAAATGTGA
- a CDS encoding SDR family oxidoreductase: protein MRLKDKTALITGGNSGIGLATAKLFVAEGAKVVITGRNKETLAAAAKELGPNALALPADATDIAATEAAIKQGAEKFGKFDIVFANAGIAGGTPLGSATPEVFEKVISTNLTGVFFTVQSALPYLNDNASIILNGSVISVLGIPGYSAYGAAKAGVRAMARIMASELSPRGIRVNVVAPGAIRTPIWGPATATPEAEKVFEKRIGLMTPLGRLGETDHVAKTVLFLATDDSAHVQGQEIFVDGGAVASPSGAPIYRG, encoded by the coding sequence GTGAGACTGAAGGACAAGACGGCCCTGATCACCGGCGGCAATAGCGGCATCGGCTTGGCAACGGCAAAACTGTTCGTGGCGGAAGGCGCTAAGGTGGTGATCACCGGGCGCAACAAGGAGACGCTGGCGGCGGCTGCGAAGGAGCTCGGGCCGAACGCGCTTGCGCTGCCAGCCGACGCGACGGATATCGCGGCGACGGAAGCGGCGATCAAGCAGGGCGCGGAGAAGTTCGGCAAGTTCGACATCGTGTTCGCCAATGCCGGCATCGCCGGCGGCACGCCGCTGGGATCGGCGACACCAGAGGTGTTCGAGAAGGTGATCAGCACCAATCTGACCGGCGTGTTCTTCACCGTTCAATCCGCGTTGCCCTATCTCAACGACAACGCCTCGATCATCCTCAACGGCTCGGTGATCTCGGTGCTCGGCATTCCCGGCTACTCGGCCTATGGCGCGGCGAAGGCCGGCGTGCGGGCGATGGCGCGGATCATGGCTTCAGAACTGTCGCCGCGCGGTATCCGCGTCAACGTCGTCGCGCCCGGTGCGATCCGTACCCCGATCTGGGGGCCCGCGACCGCGACGCCGGAAGCCGAGAAGGTGTTCGAGAAGCGGATCGGGCTGATGACGCCGCTCGGCCGCCTCGGTGAAACGGATCACGTTGCTAAGACGGTGCTGTTCCTCGCCACCGATGATTCCGCGCATGTGCAGGGGCAGGAAATCTTCGTCGACGGCGGCGCGGTGGCCTCCCCGAGCGGCGCGCCGATCTATCGCGGCTGA
- a CDS encoding helix-turn-helix domain-containing protein produces the protein MVKRTSFAGDACPIARSLDALGDWWSLLIIREALFGVRRFGEFQNKLGMAKNILAARLRSLVDHGILETAPASDGSAYQEYVLTPKGRGTFPILVALRQWSEEFDDRPEEIATILVDRAKGRPVKKLEMHAEDGRLLSPGDTTLKPRPAPRRRSA, from the coding sequence ATGGTGAAACGGACGAGCTTTGCCGGCGATGCCTGCCCGATCGCGCGGTCGCTGGATGCGCTCGGCGACTGGTGGTCGCTCTTGATCATCCGCGAGGCGCTGTTCGGCGTCCGCCGCTTCGGCGAGTTTCAGAACAAGCTCGGAATGGCCAAGAACATTCTGGCGGCGCGGCTGCGATCGCTGGTCGACCACGGCATTCTGGAGACCGCCCCCGCCTCCGACGGCAGCGCCTATCAAGAATATGTGCTGACGCCGAAGGGCCGCGGCACCTTCCCGATCCTGGTCGCGCTGCGGCAATGGAGCGAGGAGTTCGACGACCGCCCCGAAGAGATCGCGACCATCCTGGTCGACCGCGCAAAAGGCCGCCCGGTGAAGAAGCTCGAAATGCACGCCGAGGACGGCCGCCTGCTCAGCCCTGGCGACACCACGCTGAAGCCACGGCCGGCGCCGCGGAGGCGGTCGGCGTGA
- the topA gene encoding type I DNA topoisomerase codes for MNIVIVESPAKAKTINKYLGSSYEVLASFGHVRDLPAKNGSVDPDANFKMIWEVDPKAAGRLNDIAKSLKGAERLILATDPDREGEAISWHVLEVMKEKRALKDQKIERVVFNAITKQAVSEAMKHPREIDGALVDAYMARRALDYLVGFTLSPVLWRKLPGARSAGRVQSVALRLVCDRELEIEKFVPREYWSLIATLLTPRGDAFEARLVGADGKKIQRLDIGTGAEAEDFKKALELATYAVTAVDAKPARRNPQAPFTTSTLQQEASRKYGFAPAHTMRIAQRLYEGIDIGGETTGLITYMRTDGVQIAPEAITQARKVIGEDYGNAYVPDVPRQYQAKAKNAQEAHEAIRPTDLSRRPDSMSRRLDADQAKLYELIWKRTIASQMESAELERTTVDIAAKAGGRTLELRATGQVVKFDGFLALYQEGRDDEEDEDSRRLPAMSQGEAVKRQSLSVTQHFTEPPPRFSEASLVKRMEELGIGRPSTYASILQVLKDRGYVKLEKKRLHGEDKGRVVIAFLESFFSRYVEYDFTAALEEQLDRISNNEISWQQVLKDFWRDFIGAVDDIKDLRVAQVLDVLDEMLGPHIYPPRADGGDVRQCPNCGTGRLNLKAGKFGAFVGCSNYPECRYTRQLAADGETTADRSLGQDPDTGRDVWVKAGRFGPYIQLGEQKDYEEGEKPKRAGIPKGTSPSDVDLELALKLLSLPREIGKHPETGQPITAGLGRFGPFVKHEKTYASLEAGDEVFDIGLNRAVTLIAEKVAKGPSRRFGADPGKALGDHPTLGAVTVKSGRYGAYVTAGGVNATIPAEFEKDTITLPQAIALIDERAAKGGAKGGGKAKKTAKPAKAKKSVEKAADGEDAAPKPKKPAAKKAAAKSKSESTSKARAAVPSTAKTSPTKAAATKAPAKKSAGKN; via the coding sequence ATGAATATCGTCATCGTGGAGTCGCCGGCGAAAGCCAAGACGATCAACAAGTATTTGGGCTCGTCCTATGAGGTTCTGGCCTCGTTCGGCCATGTCCGCGATCTCCCGGCGAAGAACGGTTCCGTCGATCCCGACGCCAATTTCAAGATGATCTGGGAGGTCGACCCCAAGGCGGCCGGCCGGCTCAACGATATCGCCAAGTCGCTGAAGGGCGCCGAGCGCCTGATTCTCGCGACCGACCCCGATCGCGAGGGCGAGGCCATCTCCTGGCACGTGCTGGAGGTGATGAAGGAGAAGCGCGCGCTGAAGGATCAGAAGATCGAGCGCGTGGTGTTCAACGCCATCACCAAGCAGGCCGTCTCCGAGGCGATGAAGCATCCGCGCGAGATCGACGGCGCGCTGGTCGACGCCTATATGGCGCGCCGCGCCCTCGACTATCTGGTCGGCTTCACCCTCTCCCCCGTGCTGTGGCGCAAGCTGCCGGGCGCCCGCTCGGCCGGCCGTGTGCAGTCGGTGGCGCTGCGCCTCGTTTGCGACCGCGAGCTCGAGATCGAGAAGTTCGTGCCGCGCGAATATTGGTCGCTGATCGCGACCCTGCTCACCCCGCGGGGCGACGCGTTCGAGGCCCGTCTCGTCGGCGCCGACGGCAAGAAGATCCAGCGCCTCGATATCGGCACCGGCGCGGAAGCCGAAGACTTCAAGAAGGCGCTGGAACTCGCCACCTACGCGGTCACTGCGGTCGACGCAAAACCGGCCCGGCGCAATCCGCAGGCGCCCTTCACCACCTCGACGCTGCAGCAGGAAGCCAGCCGCAAATACGGCTTTGCGCCGGCGCACACCATGCGCATCGCCCAGCGCCTTTATGAGGGTATCGACATCGGCGGCGAGACCACCGGACTCATTACTTATATGCGTACCGACGGCGTGCAGATCGCCCCCGAGGCGATCACCCAGGCGCGCAAGGTGATCGGCGAGGATTACGGCAACGCCTACGTGCCGGACGTGCCGCGCCAGTACCAGGCCAAGGCCAAGAACGCCCAGGAAGCGCACGAAGCGATCCGCCCGACCGACCTCTCCCGCCGTCCCGACAGCATGAGCCGCAGGCTCGATGCCGATCAGGCCAAGCTGTACGAATTGATCTGGAAGCGAACCATCGCCAGCCAGATGGAATCCGCCGAGCTCGAGCGTACCACCGTCGACATCGCGGCGAAGGCAGGTGGCCGCACGCTGGAGCTGCGCGCCACCGGTCAGGTCGTCAAGTTCGACGGCTTCCTCGCGCTCTACCAGGAAGGCCGCGACGACGAGGAGGACGAGGATTCCCGCCGCCTCCCCGCCATGAGCCAGGGCGAGGCCGTGAAGCGGCAGAGCCTGTCCGTCACCCAGCATTTCACCGAGCCGCCGCCGCGCTTCTCCGAGGCCTCGCTGGTCAAGCGCATGGAAGAGCTCGGCATCGGCCGTCCCTCGACCTATGCCTCGATCCTGCAGGTCCTGAAGGACCGCGGCTACGTCAAGCTGGAGAAGAAGCGCCTGCACGGCGAGGACAAGGGCCGCGTCGTGATCGCGTTCCTGGAGAGCTTCTTCAGCCGCTACGTCGAATACGATTTCACCGCCGCGCTGGAGGAGCAGCTCGACCGCATCTCCAACAACGAGATCTCCTGGCAGCAGGTGCTGAAGGATTTCTGGCGCGACTTCATCGGCGCCGTCGACGACATCAAGGATCTGCGCGTCGCGCAGGTGCTCGACGTGCTCGACGAGATGCTGGGGCCGCACATCTATCCGCCGCGCGCCGATGGCGGCGACGTCAGGCAATGCCCGAACTGCGGCACCGGACGCCTCAATCTCAAGGCCGGCAAGTTCGGCGCCTTCGTCGGCTGCTCGAACTATCCGGAGTGCCGCTACACCCGCCAGCTCGCTGCCGACGGCGAGACGACCGCCGACCGATCGCTCGGCCAGGATCCCGATACGGGTCGCGATGTCTGGGTCAAGGCCGGCCGCTTCGGCCCCTATATCCAGCTCGGCGAGCAGAAGGATTATGAGGAAGGCGAGAAGCCGAAACGCGCAGGCATCCCCAAGGGCACCTCGCCCAGCGACGTCGATCTCGAGCTCGCGCTGAAGCTCTTGTCGCTGCCGCGCGAGATCGGCAAGCATCCGGAAACCGGGCAGCCGATCACCGCCGGCCTCGGCCGCTTCGGGCCGTTCGTGAAGCACGAGAAGACCTATGCGAGCCTGGAAGCCGGCGACGAGGTGTTCGACATCGGCCTCAACCGCGCGGTGACGCTGATCGCCGAGAAGGTAGCCAAGGGTCCGAGCCGCCGCTTCGGCGCCGATCCCGGCAAGGCGCTCGGCGATCATCCGACGCTCGGCGCCGTTACCGTGAAGAGCGGCCGCTACGGCGCCTATGTCACGGCCGGCGGCGTCAACGCAACGATTCCGGCCGAGTTCGAGAAGGACACGATCACGCTGCCGCAGGCGATCGCGCTGATCGACGAGCGCGCGGCCAAAGGTGGCGCAAAGGGCGGCGGCAAGGCCAAGAAGACTGCCAAGCCGGCCAAGGCAAAGAAGAGCGTAGAGAAGGCTGCGGACGGCGAGGACGCCGCACCGAAGCCGAAGAAGCCGGCTGCGAAGAAAGCCGCGGCCAAATCCAAATCCGAATCCACCAGCAAGGCGCGCGCCGCCGTGCCGTCGACCGCAAAGACGTCGCCGACCAAGGCAGCCGCCACCAAGGCTCCGGCCAAGAAGAGTGCCGGCAAGAATTAG